The DNA region acataaatgtgagctgctaCCATCCGTTTGGGGCCATGTTGCCTTCAACAGTAAGGAACCCCAAATAAAACCATTTGGGGCTACTAAATACTAATTTTAAACAGTCAAGAGTCCAAATAGTGAACTttgtcctgaaaaaaaaatcccaaagtatCTTTTGAAAAGATGGAGGCTTGTTTCAGGATTTGAGTGATAATATTAAAAGTTCCTTCCCTAAGGGCCAGGCTATGCCTATTAATGTTtgtgtgtttctgtctttatttcaGAGACTTGTAGAGATGTTTTATGTCCAGGCAGTTCCACGTGTGTGGTGGATCAAAGCAATAATGCATACTGTGTGACATGTAATCGGGTTTGTCCAGAGCCTACCTCCTCTGAACAGTATCTCTGTGGGAATGATGGAATAACTTATCCTAGTGCCTGTCACCTGAGAAAGGCTACCTGCCTGCTGGGCAAATCAATTGGATTAGCCTACGAGGGAAAATGTATCAGTAGGTATTCTGATTTGGGGAAcgggggggaatggggtgggtAGAGATTATGAGTAGCTAGTTATAGCTTCATTGCCTGGTtgtcaacaaacaaacaaatcaaaagctcttctgagcaagtcacttccactGGCAGGGagatgttttccatttttgatgaACTGGCTACAGCTTGCCTCATGGAAACAGCTGTCTTCAGGAAGTGTTGGCAAACATATATGAACACCAGTAAGAGCATGAACCAATTGatttttccatctttccctcaCCCCAGCTCAGGACTCACTCAATTTTTTGATTTAAAGGGAAATTATTATACtatagagaagaaataaataagtCACTGGTTCCTAATCTAATTGGAACTGTGAAATATTATTCCTTTAACCACtggtcttatttctttttctttttttaataatcccTTTTCTGTCTTGACCTTTGGGAGCCCATTGATCTTTGCTAAAATAAAATGTCTCCCGAGATTATGAATAAAATCTCTTTTCATGCACTGTCTATTATTTAAGACCCTTACTGTGACTTCTGTAGCtttgtgctttaaaaattagCATTTAGCATTCCTTTattccaaaaattttaaaatgtcttatgAGCAAAATATATCATTTGAAGCTCCAAGTTAATTTCTAATCTTAGGATAAAAGAGACAAGTGCCTTACTTGAGGGAAACTGCCCTGGCAGTAGGAAATATAttatgaggggtgtgtgtgtgtgtgtgtgtgtgtgtgtgtgtgtgtgtgtgtgtgtattaaaagAGAAATGCTGGGGAGGGGTGGTGAAggcaaggagggaaaagaagtaaggaaggggaagaaggaaatatATGACTTCACTAATCACAGAAATATTATATTTAGAGGCAAGGTCCTGTGAAGACATCCACTGTAGTGGTGGAAAGAAATGTTTATGGGACTCTAAAGTTGGCAGAGGCCGCTGTTCACTCTGTGATGAGTTGTGTCCTGAGAGCAAATCTGATGAGGCTGTCTGTGCCAGTGACAATGCCACTTATGCCAGTGAGTGTGCCATGAAGGAAGCTGCCTGCTCCACAGGTGTGGTCTTGGAAGTAAAGCACTCAGGATCTTGCAACTGTAAGTGTTATTTTTAACCttctagcactttaaggcttcAAAGGCAATCCTTAGGTAACAAAGTcttagggagaagaaagaaagaaaaagaaagaagagagggaggaaggagggaaagatggaagcaagggaaagggaaggaaggaaggaagaatgcaggagggatggaaggagggaggaaagaaaggaaagaagaagaaatggaagaagtcaggaaggaagaaggaaggaaggaagatctaTGTAAACATTTTGCTGTAGGAAGCAGATGATTAGTAAATGGTACCAGCTCTTCAAAAATCACCAAAGGGAGTTCCTGAAATGTTATcaagatacttttttttaaaaatatcatgtcATCAGCTAGGGGTTGCCTATAAGAACATCTTTCAAGCTATTTTGTTCTAATTTGTTTGTTCTGTGTGCTTTGCTGTTTGCTTTATTAACACTTGGATATAACCTAactccataaaaagaaaaaaaaagacagctatATGTTGGCCTACGGGCAGCTGCTTCTCTGCAGATAGCCACTACTAACTTTGAATTAAGGACTCCAAGCATTTAAACCTAGAACACAAGAGCGCTTTTTATCTGATTTCAGGAATCTGCCAGTAAAACCTGAGCCATTGATTCTTCAGAACTTTCTGCAGTTTTTGACTTCATAGATTAtgtctttaaaagcaaaacaaaaaaaaaacgcAAAAAAAACCCTTATTGCATAACAGCAGATGCAAAAGAGCATCTCACTgcaagtcacataaaaatgcacCGCTGTATTATGGCTGTTTCAGAGGGCTTTGAAAGCGTGCACTGAGCTGCTTCTGCGCTGTTGTTGTCCTTATTTAAACAACAGCTCCCCTGTATTCCCCCATCTAGCCATTACTGAAGACacggaagaggaggaggaagatgaagaccAGGACTACAGCTTTCCTATATCATCAATTCTAGAGTGGTAAACCCTCCATCAGTGTTGGGATAGCCTTTGGGCAAAAAAAATCAGTGTCCATACTGTAAATAAGTGTAtgcttatttattttggggggaaaagtacATGGAAAGGACCTTTGTCCTGCAGCCCTCTCCCAGGCAACCTTTCCACTGACTTGATATGGGAGAGGCTGTCAGTGTGAGGTCTATTGGATTGGGCTCCTAGTTGAGACTTGTAGACATTTATTTATACTGTGTCatgttttataatttatacaTAAAATGTCTGGTTGACTGTACACCTTGTTTTTGAAGAAATTTATTCGTTAAAGGAAGAGCAGTTGTTATTTATTGTGAGGTCTCTTGCTTGTAAAgtaaacagctttttttttccttgtaaaacattttaatcCATTCCTTACCACTCACTTACTGGTCACCTTTCAGTCCACTGCTGTTTAATTCCCTTTCCACTTTAATGAACATGCATGTCAGTTTCTATCATGTTTATTTATTGGATTTTCTGCTGCCAGTTCTGTATATACATGATCCCTGGGGTTTTTGTTTACAAGGAATCTTGACTGACCAAAAGGCATTATAACTTGACTCAAATGTAGAGTACAGTGGTCTCATCTTAAAGGAAACTCCTGCTTCAGTTCTCTTTCATTCTGCCCAAGATAGTCTGGGGTTGCCAGTATTAGAGTGAAACAGATATGTTATTAGACTTTGAAAATTCACCGATCCAAAGAATTAGGGTGAGAAAGATGAGTAAAATGGACATGGATGAGTCATGGCAGTGGAAGGGAGATCAATAGATGCATACATATTTTTAGGTGATTTCCTTTCAGCTGGACTGCTGTACCCTTTAAGTTAGTTCTTTTTTCAAACAATATGTCATTAAAAGGTATATTAAAGCTTTATCAGTTCAGGTTTCTTGCTTTTCATATTTCCTTCTGATgcaattttatattttcaaacaTGGCAAgttaaatataaattcatttaaatatatagTTTTGTACTTTTCTACCATGTAAATGTGCAATGTATATAAAAAGTTATAATGTGTATTTGTAAATAAATGAtgagtgaaaaataaaaaaatgttttaaaaaaatgcctgAATTCCTCCTTATAGAAAGGGAGTAGATTGGGCTTTGGGTCAATGATCCTCATTATGTGATATAATAGTTGATGCATAATCTACCAAAAATAAGCATATATGATAGCAGACTCTCCGAGGATTGGTTAATTGTAAACAGTTTTAATAGAATTTAAATGTAGTAAGGCCTGAGATTTATTTGTACCTGGTGCCAGTCTTTCTCTAATTAAACTCCAACTGAAATAGACAAAGAGTCAATGTGATTTCCTACTTGCAAACTCCCTCTCAAGCTGGGCTGGGATTTTTATCCTAAGTAACTTGCTTCCCCCTTTGGTCTGTCTGTGTTGGAAACTTTCATCTATGCCCAGTTAAGTTTGAATATACTCATCCCATTTACCAAATGAGGTTGGTCCTGGAACATCAAAAGGAACCTTATCACAAAGAAGGGGTCCCAAAAGACTGGGTAGTAAAGTACATCACTGAACTGTCTCACACACATTCTATGTAAATGAATGCCCTTTTCCTCAAATTGACAAATGTCTgtggccttagcctaaaagaggGAATTACAGGAGA from Trichosurus vulpecula isolate mTriVul1 chromosome 1, mTriVul1.pri, whole genome shotgun sequence includes:
- the FST gene encoding follistatin, whose product is MLNQRNQPGMLLLLILLCQFMEDRTVQAGNCWLRQAKNGRCQVLYKTGLSKEECCSSGRLSTSWTAEDVNDSTLFKWMIFNGGAPNCIPCKETCDNVDCGPGKKCKMNKKNKPRCVCSPDCSNITWKGPVCGLDGKTYKNECALLKARCKEQPELEVQYQGKCKKTCRDVLCPGSSTCVVDQSNNAYCVTCNRVCPEPTSSEQYLCGNDGITYPSACHLRKATCLLGKSIGLAYEGKCIKARSCEDIHCSGGKKCLWDSKVGRGRCSLCDELCPESKSDEAVCASDNATYASECAMKEAACSTGVVLEVKHSGSCNSITEDTEEEEEDEDQDYSFPISSILEW